The Montipora capricornis isolate CH-2021 chromosome 3, ASM3666992v2, whole genome shotgun sequence genome includes the window CCTTCAAACTAGACAATCGTTTAAATGGTATATTTTTCTTCATGTTCCAGCCACAATGAGGGTTGAAGTAATAGCCCAGGTTGAGGCACTACAGCAAGAGTTAGCAACTTCAAACAGCGACTTGCTTCGACTTTTTGCCAAAACCAGAGTGCCTCTGTAGTCGCTGTCTGTTTTAACGTATACTCAAGTTTCTGCTTTTATGTCTTGAGTTGTACTTCACGGTATTCTGAGACTTGATAGTGCATATCGGAAACTATACTCATTGATGAACGTTACAGCGTTTTCTGTGAGCCAAAAGCATGCTTACCTTAGCTCTCGTTGCACGATCCGTTGGTACAGCAATTCTATGGATCTTCCTCCACTGGCAAATTCAGCTAGATGAAACTAGCTCTGATTTGTCTTGTTGCAACTGTTTACCGGTGTCTGGACACTTTcaacaaaaaagaacaattttgtAAAATCTCAGTATCAATCCAGGTTAACCGTTTAATTTACGTCCGTCGATTGAAATAgacttaaattaaatttgctccTCCTTCCATCTCATCGTTTATTTCTCGGTTTTTCCCAGTGATTATTGTGTTAATGGATAGTTAGGGTAAAgaacaccttatttaacgtctgAATTCCTTTAACCTCTAGAGCGAGGGTATTctcccacccccctccccccaatgtCGGGCTACATTAAGCGTTCAAAAGCGAATAATTGTGAACCTGGTGTCCGCTCACGTTTCACCGTCTTTGTGTTAGCAAGGTTTGTTGAAAACCCAAGTGGTTTCTAGAAGTGCAAGGAAAAAATCAGTGGACAGTAAAATAGCTTAGTCGAAAATACCTTCATAAGTTGTCTGCTGACGGACCTCTAATATCGAGGGTTTCTTGCCTTTTGTGGACTCTGCTCTGCATCGTTGTTCACAAGAAAGAACCAGGATTCTTTCCACGTTCAGTAGTATTGCATTTAAATGCGGATAAGCAGCCTGACTCAGAGTGCTTGCCgatcttaattattattttgaatggTACAATTTAAGTTACTATATTCGTTGGAAGTCAGTGGGCGCCAGAAAGGGTTTATCTGATTCAGGGGAAGTTCGGGTAGCAATTTCTCAACACGAGTTTGATATCCTACGAAATCCTACTAGCTCCTAGTGGACACCATTTTATTGCCATTGAAGCAGAAAATACGAATGAATGCAGCTTGCGTTTTGAAAACACAGTATTGTtttaacaatagggagcttaagcaacgacaacggcgacggcaacgagaacgtcatttcaaaatataaatttgcgttattttaatcgcttcgtgactatttcaacgtttttaatatgacaagggtatggtaattcctcaaagatgacaccagtcggaacggcactcaatttcggagagaaaatgaaaattgtttgtcaagtgctgacgttcttcataaaaccataaacttggctatttcacgttgttgttttgctgacgacggcaaagaaatggacaaaagtgaaaaacgtacgtgcagggcgtgcaaagctattgtttttaccactaaatatgcaaatttgtgacgttctcgttgccgtcgccgttgtcgttgcttaagctccctaatgtatCGCTTTAGAAGGTCTAAAAGAGTTGCAACccacatttaatttttcttaccGACACTTAAATTAATCCTATGATTGAAGACTGTACTAAAACGAGATCGAGCAGCTTTGTTTATGGCCGGGGATTTAAAGAAACGTGGAGTTAACATCTTTAGAACAAGTGACTTTCTTGGGGAAATAAAAGATTCACATGAACAACATCGATGACAAGTCTGACTTACCGAAGTAACCGTCGTTCCCACAATGAGGTCTCGCCCAGGAAAAGAAGCGAGCCTAGGGTTGccgatcttttttttttgttttcaaaaaagaaaaaatgcgtCCTTATGTTTCCGGTTTTTTAACGATAGTTGCTTACATTTTGTTCAGATACAAATTTCTGGCACATATAGCTTATAAGATAACGTAAAGAATACAATGAATATGAAACAAATACATTGCCTGTTTGAGTCTTCTATAACTAAAATCTTAATTGTTTCATTATAAGACGCATTGGAACAACGCAGATtactctatttttaaaccaacaaAAGAGGGAAAGAGAAGCGCCGTGCGCCTTGTGTTTGCGATAATACAACCTGTATATGCTTGCATGAAAATGCACTCAAACgttttaaatattttacaaaaacattttcatttgcCCCTCCGGTAGTTGAACTCGTGAAATTAACAGTGTTAGGTCAAGTGGTTTCCACTACGGAGTAATCAGTAGTTCCCTATTGAAATAAAGCAGGATGGAATTCCGTTGGCAATGAAATACCCCTGTTGTCTACCGCGTGTCCTAAAATACTAGTCCCACTTTCTAGCATCACAGGCAGGTTAACTTTGTTTTCATTGCTGCCCATAATTTCACACCTTTACATAAGGAGGAAATAATTACcattcattttgttttgatcaATGATACTTCAATTGTGAGCCTGAGAGCTTTATCAAAAGACAAATTACGGTGATAAACTTGAGTTTATATAAGCTAGTATATGGCGTATGTCCGTTACAACGACCGAGGAAATTAAGTGAACCAAGGTGACAAATGTGTTTTTACTTTTGACGCTGGTTGCTTTGATCTTAACCTTTCATTTTTCGCCTGGTGTTGTATTTGGGGAAAAAAATGTTGCTTTAAGCATTAATTTAACTTAAGACacttaaatatttcaattttgtgTTGTTCGAGGTTCAAGTGCATTTTACTTGTTAGGTTGTTCTGgtgtaaaattcaaaattcacaCTTACGGTTCAAGGCTTTGTTCAGTTCAAAGACTTCCAAACAATTGACCGATTACAgcaaaacttttcttttcattttaagACAAATGGTATTTTCAAAAATCCGTTTTGTGACAAAATGGATGTCTTAAAAGTGGAATAATTGtcgtttttttgaaaacaaattaccCGCTTGTGTGATAATTTCCTTAACTGACTTGTCTACTACGCGTTATCagttttattgtcaattttccGTGGCTTCAAGATTACACATTTAATACTACCCTGATTTAACTCAAAGATAGGAGGCGGACAGTGCTAAAGAAGCTAAGAATTATCAGTTGATTGTGTTGTCCTGGGATTCTATAACTATTGCTAAAGCTGCTTTCAATCAGTTTACCAAAGGTCTTCGTTATATTTTGTGGCTAAGGAACCAAAGAATATAATCAAGACAACCGATTAATAATTGCTGAAAACCTAAATCCAATCAAATTCCAATTATACAATTAGTTTTGCTATCACAATATACCTGAGTATTTTCCCACGTGTTGTGGTTCCACATCCCACAAACCACTTTCCTTTATTTCGAGCCTTGCTTTTTCACTGAACAAGGACAAATTGTGGAACGTTCACAAACCAAATTTATGGCAAGACTTACGATCATATAACGGTAAAAAGATGGTGATTTTGTCATCAGAAGCCGAAAGTTTACATTTGCGGATAACAAGATGTTTTTCCACTACCCGCTGATTAACATGTGATCACGTCCGAGGACATCAATTTAACTTTAATTCTTCTTTTCTCTTTGTTCcaatttgtgaaatttcttcCTGCTGCAGCGCACAAAGTGGCCTTGTGTTGGGCCTCTAACCAGATAATAAGAGATTCGGTTTCTGGGCGGTAGATGTCACCGTGGGATTTGCAACCGCGTGTTCTCAACAGCGTACTGTTCGAATTGTTAAGTAGCATCTCCTTAGTGTTAAGTCTCCGTTAGATGTCCTCAAGTACATGCAGTTAGGAAAGAATCAATTGCTGTTTCTACCGTATTTTTCTTGTTGAAAGGCGTCTAATCACTTCAAACTTGCTCAATTTAAATGCCTTTGAAAGCGAAGGCATTTAAACAAAAACACAGATCTCGAAGACACCTGTCactaaaagaaggaagaaaggCCAATATTGTTATGTTTATGTTGTACCGTGCAAACATAGTGAGTTATCCCCCTTCTTTGTCTTCATGGGATATCGACATAAAAAAGGGACGACTATTTTTCTACAATGGGGAGATTTGCGCTTGGTAGTAATGAAAAAAATAGCTAAAGATCGCAACGTGCCCAAAATGTCGAGAAGTCTGGAAAGCTCTTGTTGAGCCTCCGACAGTAAGCTGTCATGGATGCATTTTTATGGCGTCAAAACTAGACAGCTCTAAAAAGGGGAGAAATGCACGTGTTTTCCTCCGATCTACAATGAAGATGCAACTCCACCTTATTGTTATATTTTCACGGTATGTTGAATTTATTTAGTAATAATGAAGTGTTCGGCGGAGTTTTCAACGTTCGCTACTCGTCTAGATTCGGTGCTGAAATCCTGGGCTGTTTACAAAACCATTCAATTTGCTTTCATTCAACTATTCAAAAGGCGCAGTATTAGGACATTTCCATGAGCCCCCACTGTCGTGAAGAACCTCTCAATGTCAATTGCATAACTTATAAGCTTTTAACACACCTGTACAGCCGTCATGATGTTTATAGTTCGCCTGCGGTCTGTAAAAAAATCCTGACATAACATAAAAAGGTTCCACCACCGGTAAAGTGGCAAAAAATTGTGTTAAAAGTGACTGTAACAAAGAGACGACAAAAGTGAAGACACACCACCTGTCATCTTTCGATTTTGATGAGTAACAGACACTGAGTAAAAGAGGCTTAAACAAATTCGTTAAAGCTTTGAGTGCCATCATGGGGACAAATTTAATGCACCAGTGACATAAAGAGTGTAATCTTAACAATGTCTTTGTGGAGCACTCGTGTGGTATATCACCCGAACAATTTTATTATAAACAAATATTAATCCACTGAAGGCTCTTTTTCATTCATGGCCAACTGCCAATTGCAAGGCAAACCGAccaaatgtcacaaaaacaGGTCGAGAATTTTGAAACTATTTTGTCATTCTTCCtcatatataataataatcatcgaCCGATGAGAACACGAACATTAGCTCTGGCTGCTGTAAAATATTATGtcaattgaaaatgaaaattggctAATTGAACCTTTCAAGCCACTGTGGGATATCTGTAAACACGACTTCTTTCTGCTCAGAATTGCTTTTATTATCTTTTAAGAGAACGTCAAAACAGatcttttaatgcaaataagaacACGGAAAGCGGCGTGCTTTCCCAAGGATTTTGCATCACCCTGGCGCCTGGGTTTCTGTTGTTACTTCGAATATTTTTTGGATCAaaggataataaaaattttaattgaCTTTCAAGACGACGTAAGTATCGAATAGTGAACTACACCTTATTTTTCAACACCATTTTGTTCATTGTGAATAAACAAGTAAAGTCTGCTAATAAAACACTATTCCATAACAATCCATCTTGCATTGAATTCACTGAATCCGTGGGAGTTCCAGCCACCCGTCCTTCTCTCCGTTTACTCAACTTACAAGACATCGTGCTTCCTAAATTATGTATGATTGTTCTCCAGTTTCCATTGTTCTTTCGAACTCTTGCTCGTTAAATTCATGTGGGTAATCCATTCTTCTCGCCAATCAATAATTTATACCCGTCAGGGCTCTTATAATAAACCACTTCTGAGAGATCCTATTCAGGCTTTCCATTGTTTGTAGCGTGGTTGCCTTGTTCTACCAGCCCCATCCTCGAGCGAGAGGTTTTGGGTCAGCTATAAAAACAACACGCGCGGGTTGAGCGCCCTCATACCAACATATCATTTCCACGCGATCCGGACGCGACCCATTTGGTGAAACTGTACCAATTCAGGATATCAGCATAATGACAAAGCCCGGTGAGCACATAAAACGGCCAATGAACGCTTACATGGTTTGGTCGCGGAAAGAGCGACGACGCATCGCAGAAGAATGCCCTCGAATGCTGAATTCCGAAATAAGTAAACGACTTGGACTTGAATGGAACGCACTGTCACCCGAAGCTAAAGACCCGTACGTGTTGGAGGCCAAGCGGCTCAGAGAGCAACACAAAAAAGATCACCCGGAGTATAAGTACCAGCCCAAAAGGAAGCCAAAATCGACACCCAAGTTGAAAACTCAGAGCATGAATCCTTACAGTTATCATGACATGAATGGTATGGGGTATCCACCGCCTTCTTCGCTATGTGGCCCGATTCCGCCAGGACATTTAATGCCACCAGGGCCTATCTTAAGTAATTGCGCGGGAAATTGCACATTATCCGACGCTCCGACCCCTTATCATTTTGCCCCTCATTATCCTGTGGTGCAGACCATGACTGAAATTAAAGGACCTTGCTCAACTCATTTACCGCTCGTAGGACGAGAAATTTCGTGTGGTCCACCTATAGCTTATTCGAGTCATCATCCATCTGTGTCACATTCTCTGCCAGTTGGACATGTGGTTCATCATCGAAGTGTCTTGCCCGATGCATCGTCTATCGTTCACGCACCAACTCCGATAGATAGCAGAACAGGAATGCCTCGACCTTCCATGGATTACGTTGTGATGAGACCAGATGTTGGTTATTAGTGTGAAAACGACTCTTGTTTTTATGATATATAAAAGGTATTTATATAAATAGGGAATTTAGATCCATATGTACATAGATACAACTCGCTAGATCCTCAGTGCATCTAGAGTGTTGAACAGTTTTGGACTTGTACACAGTTGAAAACGTATGATATTCGAATCTGAAATCGAGAGACTGACAAATTTCTCCCGAAATTCTTAATATTATTAGAGAACACGACTTTCTCTGTTTTGCAGCGACAAGTTCAAATTTAATCGTTCATTTAATCAAATTATTCGATGTATGTTTAACTCATTGTTTTAGTTTAGAGGTTTACGAAAATAGTTttaatgcaattaaaaaaaagttatcAATTGGATGTTGTTGCTTTTCTAACAGTCGATAGAATAGAAATACAGTAGAGGCGATGTGGTGgcgttttttattattttcctgCTTTCTAAAACGGGTGGTTTCACTGATCAAATTGGACAAGATCAGGTCGAATTCACTTTGTGATGAATTGACATTTATTTTCTCAACAGCGCTTAAACATtaaattactttaaaaaccATGTCATTTCACAATGAGGTGTAATCTATAGCTAACTTTGTCATTGTCTTGCGTCAAAACATCCACACTTTACGGTCTTTTAAGAACGTTTTCTGATTTACATGGCAACCAATGATAAAAGATGGTTGATAACACAAAGAACTACCTGTCAGGAAAAGCCACCGTATGGTGCTTTGTTTCAGTGCCTTAAATAAGGATGCTTTGAAATGAATTCATCACGATAGCCCACACAGGGTCCTATCATGGAGAGCATTTCAcaggattgtttttttttttatgtcgcCTCTTAACATTTTAACTTCCGCAGTAGCTGACTTCAGTCCTGTGTGAGAACTAATTTGCCTGGAGTTCCTTAATTGCCCTCTCTCTTCGCACTGGATGGCAAGTTTCCGGTTACCTGTGAGAATTCTGTTCCGAAATGCtacaaaattttttttgtgtctttTGAAAACCCGAACTCATGGTGATGGTGAAAAATCGCTGATAAATCATTGCACTTTCGACTCGCAATCTATTATCTTTCTGTACAGATTTTCCATCAAATGGAGCAACGTATTATAGTCAAATTTGAGTCAATATTATTTGTAGCTCTTACAATTTCGCTGTCGATTTGAGCGGGTAGTCGTAAATCTAGCCAGTCATACACAAGGGCGCCTGATGATAACTTCCTGGAATCGTTCTATCACTACTGTATTTAGAGACTCGATGTAGTCACGAACTGTTATGACATGAGGCCTTCGACATCGTTTAAACCTTTTGTTCTCAAAATAGccatatttctttattttaaggTTGGGTTGCATTTGTTACAAACTAGGCACGCAAGGGCCGCAGATGCTTTCTCCTCTTTTCGATTCAATCAACACAAAAGCTTATGTGTACCTTCACAGCTGAAATGCTAATTTCTTGCAAAAGTGTTTATGAATGGGCTTTGATAAAGACGCTATTGTCATTGTTCAAATGATATACGCGTAACATTTGAAACATGACTAATTTCGATTCATTTCATTATAACACGCACAATAAAAGGAAACGAGATCGTATTGAGGAGTAACAGCAAAGATCACAACGTAAGTCATTTCCTTAACAGACGAAGAGACGTGTGATATGTGTGTGACGCTTAAGCTACCGTGGAAGTAGCACGCACATGggtttttcttgcaattttgCTCTCAATCGATTCTTCAAATATAATTGCTTTCTTTCAATATTGGCTTTTTTTAATTGAACGTGTATGCCTTACCACCATACCTACATTATCTCGCTTTCAAAGCAAGTCGAAAATTGATAAAAGTCTTCAAAAAATGGCCGGAATGGAAATAAACTTACTAACGTAAACGCCAAAATTTAAGAAATGTAACTGACCATGATAACGTGCTTGTTTGATGTAGCTGGTTTGGGAAGGCGAAAAAATTGTGATAAACAAACTATTGTTTATAATTTCAATACCTactttcaaacattttgttccTTTCAATATCGgaatttgttttgctttttaaaTGATACAATTGAAAAAATAGCCAGTGAAAAGTTATTAGTTCACCTAACAATGAATTTTCACAAAATGGAGTTTCATAGCCACTAGCAGGaagaaaatttaattcaaaagGGACGAGAAAAGTTATCAGGACACGTTTTATACCAACTAGTAGAAACGTTTAGAAATTTTGCCATCCTGCACTCCAAAATATCAAGTCCGCATCGGGAATTTCTCGGCCGTGTTTACATTGGAGGCTACCATATCTTCACAATCCATTCAGTTCCGTTAAAACTGCATTCGCACAAACCACAGTGAACAGAAGGTTTTTGACAATGGTGGCAGGTCTCTCAGTCATCTCTGACTGGTGGTTAATACAAGCGAAATGgaaattaatattttgaaagtAAATGGCGCCTTAGAAAATGACACAAAGTGGTTGTCACGTCGTACCCACCTTGTTCTCAAGAGTGCAAGCTTCGCCAAATATTTGCGAGCGGCAACGATGCGATgggatttttattttatgactAAGTATGCCAAGTTTTAACCCAAATTATACTCTCGAAGCTTAAAATCGGCGGAAAATTCATCTTTTTCGGTGGTGCATTGCTAGATGAATCGTGGAAAGCCGATAAGACTGGCACTACGAAGTCGATACAATGAACCAGTCAATACATGGGTTTGTTAACATCACATAAGCTAATCCCAGCTTTTACAAACATCTGGGAACACCTAGTGGACCTCAGTTAGCACAGAACAAGAACTCAGAAACCAGTTTCTTTCCGAAGCGAGATTCTTTAACACTGAAACCACTGAAAAGTAATACAATGTACCAGCGAAAGTTCATCCCTTCACtaccatttttgcatttttctctctcacAAAACCCTTGATTTTATGTCAGATGAACTTCTAAACTTTGCTATAATTAACGAAGACCGGCATGACAAGAAGAGCACCTTGAAAAATTTCAAGTACTTAGTCGCGGCTATCAGTATCTTGTGATTACTTATCTGATTAGGAATTTTCTTAGTTGACTTTGAAAACAGCTGAGTACCTACTCGCGGGCCGGATTTGATAATCAGCTTTTTTTATATCAGACAATTTAATCCATTATCTCAGTTCTTTTTTGTCAGTTTGCAAAAAGGCAGTGAAATAAGTCAGCTGCCTATCCTAACATAGCTCCACTTATTCAACGCACAACCTGAATAGACGAATTCAGGGCCGCAATTCGATTAAATCCATTTCTCATTCCCTGTTTTGTCTTGAGACCCCATTCACTTTAAGGTTCAGCGTTTTCTGGGTCAGGCAAGCCGCCGTGAGAAACACGTTGCAGGACTACTGTCAAAACTGTAAAAACCCTGCTCGTACTTGATCATTCAGTACTGAACGCTATTCACATTCTTTTTTTCTAATTCGATCTTTCGAATATGTTTATGCTCTTTTGATGCTAAACATCAGTAACAAGAAGTTATTTGGTCGGAAACCTTGCTTGATcgtttttcaaattcaaaatCATAGGATTGGATTTTCCGTCATCTCTGCGCACACATGTTTTCAGAAAAATTGTACAGGATTTCTCTTAGAAGTAACAGTTTGTTTTCGTTGTACGCATTTTTAAACTACTTGCTTGTTCATTTCATCATGGCtttccaaattttgatcaaaaagGCTGTCCTGGTCGCCAAACTTTTCTTTCTAGCTGTTGATTGTTTCCGCAAAAGTTAATTATTGGCTAGTATAACGCCGTTTAGTTAAAATGTTCGTGAACCACCACTCTTTCGACCACTGTTGTATCTAGAGACCAGgtctgggttgctcgaagcatggttagcgctaatcatGCAGGTTtataaataccatggaaacctctTAACccacggttagcgctaactaggattcgagcaaccggccctaTAGAGCCCTGTCGGCATCCTGATGGTTGTCAGTTTCAATCATCGATCTTTcgagaaattttaaaaacgacCCCCTCCTAGCAGATAACCAGACATGCCCTTTCATTGTCGACCAAGTTGGGCGCGGTTACGGATTTTAGAATCGGTTGACGCCTCCACATTTATGTTTGAATCGCCCGTATTTTAACCAATTCTGACCACCGGGAAGTTAACTCTTGTAAAAAAGGTATGAAAACTTGCTTATGTCTGTAGTTTGGATAGAATtgatataaattaaaattagtAGGTTTCTGCCATTTTCGAGTGACTTTAACTCGTTAATATGTCACCTTTCTGACGCTAAATTGGCACCGTTGTGGCATAACTACAGAAATTTCAGAAAGCTTGAAGTTCATCGTCTGAGACGTTATTTGACATTCAGGGTGGATTTATGATATCTGTTGTATTCTGCTCTGATGGCAGGATTCACACGTGGATTATACACAAGACGAAGCACAGGTGGCGCTTTTGCACTTTTGCAACCCAAAATAATCTCTGGT containing:
- the LOC138044076 gene encoding transcription factor Sox-14-like, translating into MTKPGEHIKRPMNAYMVWSRKERRRIAEECPRMLNSEISKRLGLEWNALSPEAKDPYVLEAKRLREQHKKDHPEYKYQPKRKPKSTPKLKTQSMNPYSYHDMNGMGYPPPSSLCGPIPPGHLMPPGPILSNCAGNCTLSDAPTPYHFAPHYPVVQTMTEIKGPCSTHLPLVGREISCGPPIAYSSHHPSVSHSLPVGHVVHHRSVLPDASSIVHAPTPIDSRTGMPRPSMDYVVMRPDVGY